A portion of the Juglans microcarpa x Juglans regia isolate MS1-56 chromosome 1D, Jm3101_v1.0, whole genome shotgun sequence genome contains these proteins:
- the LOC121261839 gene encoding uncharacterized protein LOC121261839 translates to MASALTSFRPAVVRASASFSNKPDPNVRKPASANWWAPLFGWSSDADYIDPTAGGPSTNETGVSDMESGQLRSRFALGCFTEEKAKQLRRKTMESSAFHDIMYHSSIASRLASDISESSEK, encoded by the coding sequence ATGGCTTCCGCTCTCACTTCTTTCCGGCCGGCAGTGGTCCGGGCCTCCGCTTCTTTCTCTAACAAACCCGACCCGAATGTCCGGAAACCCGCATCGGCCAACTGGTGGGCCCCGCTCTTCGGCTGGTCCTCCGATGCGGACTACATAGACCCCACCGCCGGGGGTCCTTCAACTAACGAGACAGGTGTCTCGGACATGGAATCCGGCCAGCTTAGGTCCAGATTTGCGCTGGGGTGCTTCACGGAAGAAAAGGCGAAGCAGCTTCGGAGGAAGACCATGGAAAGCTCGGCGTTCCACGATATAATGTACCACTCGTCAATCGCGTCCCGGCTCGCCTCCGACATTTCTGAATCGTCCGAGAAGTAG